DNA sequence from the Vicia villosa cultivar HV-30 ecotype Madison, WI linkage group LG3, Vvil1.0, whole genome shotgun sequence genome:
AAGGCTCAAGAAGAAGGTTCTATAGCTGAGGGTTACATAATAGAAGAGTCGCTCACTTTTTGTTCTCGGTACATTGAAGATATAGAGACACGGTTCAATAGACCTAGACGTGTTTGTGATGACtcaaatgagaatgaatcttccTTTGCATCTCCCGTCTTCCCTCGACTTGGTAAACCAGTGGGAGCTTCCTCAGATTTCACATTAACTCGTTTGCAAAAGATTCAAGCTCATAGATATGTTCTTCTCAATTGTGCAATAGTCACACCTTTTGTTGAGTGAGTAAATAGAATGAACTTTGTCTTGTTTATTGATGGAATATTTTAAGTATCCTAGTCtcatttaatgatttaaatatgtttaattaacATAGATAATTTAGAGACTTCATAAGGAGAAGTTCAAGGTCATGAAGACCTTCAGCTACAGAAATAGAAAAAAGAGTGTATAAAGATTTTGTTGATTGGTTTCAAAGATTGGTAAGTTATAAATAATACTCCAAATTTTCTTGTTATTTTGTGATCAttctgtaacaccccgatatccgctacacgcatcaaccgtgtcggccaaccgagcatgtcaccagcttaatcaatactccccctaggtccgcttaccggctgcccaggaaatattgtttttgcctcccgcaggaatcgaaccacatacctaggggttaagtacgtatttgtgattgttgatgtttgtttgtTGGTAAGTTTGGGATTGAGGAAGTGATTTTGAGATCTAGAACAATTTATGAGATTCAATTCAAAGTTCTACAGTTGAGATGATAAGGTAAGGTAGGCTTTGTTCTGTACTACTGTGTGTGTAGATAGAAAGGAGCTTAGGATGATGCAAACATTGGTGTTCTCTTAAAATTTGTTTTTCTCCAATTcttattttaatcaaaactatAAAGTCTCTGTTCTGTTATGTACTATTGTTATTTTAAacattgatatttattttatttattttgttataatatGCAGGCATGGCAAAGCAAAAGCGTTTCCGAAATCCATTAAAGTTAACACCTCAAGTTCATACTTCACCTCAAGTCCATACTTCACCTCAAGTTTCCCAATCACCTCAAGCATCCCAAGCTCATGCTTTTTCTCAAGGTCCACCTCAAGTTCATATTACACATCAAGTTTTACCTAGAGTTCATACTTCACCCCAAGTTCCAATTCAAGCTCATGCTTCATTTCAAGTTCCAACCCAAGTTCCTCTTACACATCAATCTCTAACTCAAGCTCATAATATACCTCAAGCACCAACTTCATCTCATTCATTACCTCAATCTCAAACTTCAACTCATTCTTTATCTCAAACACATCAAAGTGAACCATCTCCAACACAAACTCCAACTAACTCATCAACATTGAATGGTACAACACCATCAGAGTCTGAAGAAATTCCACAACAATTTCAAACATCTATGAAATATGTTGGGCGTGAATCTGTGGAATATTGGACTGTTGAGTCAATAGGTATATGTgttatattttcttaatttattgtACTTTTTATGATAGATTTgtcatataatttattttatttctcaagACTCACAATGAGCTACTAATAAGATAAAACTCAAGTATTGGCAAGTCAATGATTTACCTATTTGGGAATGTGTAATTGTACACTTTGATGACCGATTTGCTGCATATGGTGAAGCACAAGGTTTGCTAGAAGGATATTGTGGAACATTAGCAACTAATTCCAATTTATTTCCAATTAATTTTGAAAGGTGGTCTGGAAAGTTAGGCATGCCAAAATCTTATTTTGATAATTGCTTTGAAACTGATTTAAAGGTATTAATAGTTTGTTACACTTTCTATATTGGACTTTTCATATTTGAGTGCCTAAAGTTTGACTTTGTTTACTTTTGAAGCCTCGATTTCAGTTTAACACTATTGAAGCCACGACAAAGAGATATTGCAAACTTAGCATTTCAAAAAAGTGGACTGCACATAGAGAAAGTTTGTGGACTAGATTTTACGATCCATCTCAAACCCGAGATGAAATTATAAGTAATGTTCCAATTGGTGTAGACCCAACTCAATGGGCTCATTTTGTTAATTGTCGCTTGAAACCGGAAACAATGGTAAATTTTagttacttttatttatttatttttgtattttaattatattattactaaATTAACTTGTATTCATTTTTTATAGGAGCGTTGTCGCAAAAATAGAGAAAATCGTAGCAAGCAAGTGATTCCTCATACTGGTGGTTCTAAACCTCTTTCGAGAAAAAGACATGAGATGGTAGTCTTACAAATTAACTTTGTATGTTCTAATATTTGATATGACTTACTATCTATTTTGACTTACTTTCTTCTTTAGTTTTTGGAAACCGGACAACAACCTAGTCGTGAAAAATTATACATTGAAACCCATAAAAAAAAA
Encoded proteins:
- the LOC131658321 gene encoding uncharacterized protein LOC131658321 is translated as MAKQKRFRNPLKLTPQVHTSPQVHTSPQVSQSPQASQAHAFSQGPPQVHITHQVLPRVHTSPQVPIQAHASFQVPTQVPLTHQSLTQAHNIPQAPTSSHSLPQSQTSTHSLSQTHQSEPSPTQTPTNSSTLNGTTPSESEEIPQQFQTSMKYVGRESVEYWTVESIAQGLLEGYCGTLATNSNLFPINFERWSGKLGMPKSYFDNCFETDLKPRFQFNTIEATTKRYCKLSISKKWTAHRESLWTRFYDPSQTRDEIISNVPIGVDPTQWAHFVNCRLKPETMERCRKNRENRSKQVIPHTGGSKPLSRKRHEMEQIDVGLTQSNIDESQISPNDVVGRVFGPEHSGRVRSMGMGAAPTNTFRNNGVRLSNLSNSSTSVAASSSNFWQEKYMNLESQVQNNMATFKAYIMMKEGKIPDQVADILGFSNPSDIASEPNSPLIARGTCGGSNI